Genomic segment of Streptomyces alboniger:
GCGCGGGGGCGAGACCGTGCCGGATGTACCACTCGGTGGCCAGGAGCCGTTCGCGGGCGGCCTGCGGGAGGCTCGCGATCAGGCCGGGTACGGCTCCGCGTGCCACCTCGGAGCGGTGGGACAGCACGGCGGCGATCTTCCGGTCCAGCCAGGGGCCGACGTCGATGGCCGTGGTGACCTGCTCGTCCGGGACGCTGCGCACCGCCTTGCGCGCGCCGACCACGGTCACCCGGTGGGTATGCACGTGGTCGGGGTGGCCGCTCAGCCCGCCGTAGGCGTCGTGGGTGACCACGATCTCCGGGCGGACGTCCCGGACGTGCGCCACCAGCCGCCGCACCGCCTCGTCGAGCAGCGCGTCGCACAACCGGGGCTCCCCCGGGGCCGATTCCGGCACGCGCGCGTCGGCGAAGCCGAGCAGGCGCGGCTCGCCCGAGCCGAGAATCCGTACCGCTTCCGCCAGTTCCGCGGCACGCCGCGTGCCCGGGGCCCAGGTCGCGGTCACGACGGCGGTACGGGCGCCCCCCGCCGCGTGCCGGGCGAGCACGCCGCCGGCGGCCAGGGATTCGTCGTCGGGGTGCGCGAAGACCGCGAGCAGACTGGGCGCCGTCATCGAGCTGCCACCTGCCGGTACGCCGGTACGGGTGTTGCCCTGTCGCACGGGCTCATTCGGCAGCCTTTCTGTCGCCAGTCCCGCCACCAGGGGCTGGAGCGGTGCGCGGCCGCAGACGTTCTCCCTGAGGCCCGAACATGATCAGATACTCGACCGGTCCGTCGGAACCGGCGTTCGCGACTCCGTGAGGGACGCGGGTGTCGAACTCGGCGACATCCCCGGCGGCCAGGACGAGGTCCTGATAACCGAGTGCGAGCCACAGCCGCCCGTACAGGACGCACAGCCACTCGTAGCCCTCGTGGGACACCTGCCGGGGCCGGCCGGGCGGCTCCTCGACAGCAGGCAGGACATGCTTGTGGGCGTGCAGGCCGCCGACGTACCGGGTCAGTGGCAACACCGCCTTGTCGTCGCCGAAACGCTGGAGCGCGGAGGTGCGGCGCTCGGTGGCGGGGGCGGTGGGGGCGACGGGGGCGGCGCCGGCCAACTCGTCCAGGGAGACTCCGTATTCCTTCGCCAACTGCAACACCACCTCCAGGGTGGGCTTGCGCCGGCCGGTCTCGATCCGCGAGAGCGTACTGGGCGAGATACCGGTCGCGCCGCTGACATCGGCGAGTGTGACGCCACGCCGCTCGCGCAGGACCCGCAGCCGGGCCCCCATCGCCGCCAGTGTCCGGGCCACGTCGTCCCCCGCCACCGTCCCTGTTCCTTTCCGCAGTGCCGCTTCACCTCGCTGTCCTGCAAGCTTGCCCGAATGGCAACGCCGATGGCGCCAAGTGACCGTTGCGCCGCATGATCGATCGGAACCCGGCCGCCCGCGAACCGAGGAGAAGCCCCATGCCATCCGAGCCGACCGCCGCGCTCCGCCCCCGCACCGTGCAGGCCCCTGCCGGGCGCCTGCACGTGGCCGAGCAGGGGGCCGGCCCACTGGTCCTGCTCGTGCACGGCTTCCCCGAGTCCTGGTACTCCTGGCGCCGCCAGCTCCCGGCCCTCGCCGCGGCCGGGTACCGGGCAGTGGCGATCGATGTACGCGGCTACGGTCGCTCCTCCAAGCCCGCCGCGACCGACGCCTACCGAATGCTCGACCTGGTGGAGGACAACGTCGCCGTCGTGCGCGCCCTCGGTGAGGAGAGCGCGGTGATCGTCGGCCATGACTGGGGCTCCAACATCGCCGCCGCCTCCGCACTCCTCCACCCGGAGGTCTTTCGCGCCGTCGGCTTGCTGAGCGTCCCGTACGCACCGCCCGGCGGCCCCCGCCCCACCGACATCTTCGGCCGGATCGGCGGCCCCGAGCAGGAGTTCTACGTCTCCTACTTCCAGGAGCCCGGCCGCGCCGAGGCGGAGATCGAGCCCGACGTACGGGGCTGGCTCGCGGGCTTCTACACGGCACTGTCCGCCGACACCATGCCGGCCGAGGGCGAGCCCGACCCGCACTTCGTCTCCCTGGGAGGTCAGCTGCGCGACCGTTTCCCCGCCGGCCCGCTCCCGGCCTGGCTGACCGAGGACGACCTCGACGTCTACGCCGGAGAGTTCGAACGCACCGGCCTGACCGGCGCCCTCAACCGCTACCGCAACATGGACCGCGACTGGGAGGACCTCGCTCCCCACCGCGGCGCCCCGATCACACAGCCCGCCTTGTTCGTCGGCGGCGCGCTGGACGCCTCCACCACCTGGCTGGCCGACGCCATCGACGCCTACCCCACCACCCTCCCCGCCCTGTCCGCCTCCCACCTCCTGGACGGCTGCGGCCACTGGATTCAGCAGGAACGCCCCGACGAGGTCAACAGCCTGCTGACCGGCTGGCTCGCCACCATCGAGGGCTGAACCAGGCGGGGCGCCCGGTCATCGCCCTGTGGTGCTTCCGCGGAGGACGTTCCCTGATCGCGCTCGTCCGCCGACGGCTCAGGCGCGGCCGATGAGTTCTGCCGGTGGGGGCAGGGCCCGCAGTCTGATGGGTTGGGCCAGGCCCTCGGCGTCGCCGGAAGCAACCCAGTGCGCTGGTGAGATCCAGTTCGACGCCGAGGGGCCGGGTTGCTGGACATCGTCAGCCCGCCGGTCCTCGGGAGCGGTGGCCCAGACGGCGCGGGTCGGCCGATCTGCACCGAACCCCCTGCCAGGCCGGAGCACGGCACCATGGCCGTGAAGGGGAACCCCGGCTCGCCCGGGGCGCCTCAGAGCCCCTTCCCCGCACCCCGCGCCCCCGCCGCCTTCTCCTCCCGCACCGCGAGCGGGACGCCCAGTGGGCGGGCCAGGCCGACGATTCCCTCGTCGAGGCGCTGGAGATGCCGCAGTACGCGGAACGTCACCGAGCCGGTGCGCAGCACCTCGTGGCGGCCGCTGTCCAGCATCGAGGCGATGCTGGCACCCGACTCGATCTCGCCGTCGGTCTCCTCGTCGCGCACGTGCGCGGCGATCAGATCGATGTTGTGCGTGATGCGCCGCCCCGCGAGGGCAAGGCGCGCGTCGGCCGCCACACTCTTGCTGGAGGGCACCAACTCGGCCGTCGCCGCGAGGGAACGCGCGTGGTAGGCGGAGGTCTCCAGGAGCGCCACCACATAGCGGGCGTTCTGCCGCCGCGCCCGCAGCGGAGCGATCGGATGGGTCAACGGCTTCGTGGAGCTGCGCAGAGCGTCCAGCGCCGTGTCCAAGTCCCGCGCCAGGTCCACGAGATCGACCGCGGGCCCGCCACTGAGCTGCGCCACCGCTGCCGAGACGACGTCCCGAAGGCGCGCGAGGACGGTGCCCAGTTCCTCGTCCGTACGGTGTGACGTCCGCACCGGCAGCACGAGGACCGCCGCGATGATCCCGCAGGCCGCGCCGAGCGCCGTCTCCTCCACGCGCAGCACAAGGACGTCGAGGCTGTAGGTGTTGAGCAGCGTGTAGAGCAGGCCCAGCATCGCCGTGACGAAGAACGACATCAGCGCGTACGACAGGGGCGCGGTGAAGAACATCCCGAAGACGCAGAGCAGGACCAGGGCGAACGCGATCCACGTATGGTTGCCGACGGCGCCGGCCAGCGCCACACCGGCCACCACACCGAGTACCGTGCCGAGCAGCCGGCGGTAGCCCTTGACCAGGATCTCTCCGGTGGACGCGGTGTTGAGGAAGACGACCCAGCAGGTCAGCACGGCCCAGTACCAGCGCTGCGTGGACAGGAACTCGCCGCCGACGATGGCCAGCGCCGAGCCCACCGACACCTGCACGGCCGCCCTGGTGGTGGGGCGCCGCAGCCCGGTCGGCTCGTCATCGGCAGCCTCCGCCGCCTCTCCCGCGATGGAGATCTCCTCCGCCTCGAACTCCTCGCGGGAACGGGCGGCTTCCGGGGTGTCGTACTCCTCGTCCCGCGAACCGTCCACCGCCAGCCGCAGACCCAGGATGGCGCGTGCCGCCTCGCCGACCGCGCGGAAACAGTCCTGGATCGCGGGCGAGCCCTGGGGGAGGCCCTGCTCCTCGCGGTAGCCGAGCAGCCTGTTGCGTACGTAGGGGAGAGCCGTGCCGCGCTCGTCGGGCGCCAGGCGCACCACGAGCAGGTGCAGGGCGCGCAGATCCCTGCGCAGTGCCGTGCCCGCGTCCTGGGCGATCCGAGCGCGGGGCGGCATGGACGCGGACGCGTTCGGCAGGTGCAGCGTGAGCGTCTCCACGCGCTCGGCACTGCGGGCGTTGAGCAGCAGCACGCCCAGGCGTTCGGCGGCGATCTCGGCGTCGGCGACCCTGCGTTGCAGCAGTGCCGCGGCCGACGCGTCGCTGGTGCCCTCTTCGAGGCGGCCCTGGATCATCAGCGCGGCCTCGTGCAGCCGGGCGGTGCTCCGCCGCAGGTCGACGAGGACCTTGTCCACGTCCTCGGCGTCGGCGTCGAGCAGGTCGGTCTGATGGGCGATGAGCTGGGCGAGCCGGGCGCGGAACGCCTCGCGCAGCCGCGCCAGGGTGCGTTCGGGAGTCTCCGGTACGAGGGCGAACCGCGCGACGGCACTGCACGCGAAGGCGATCACCAGGGTCAGGTACAGCTCCGGCAGGGCGGAGACGGACGCGTTCACGAAGAGCGACACGAAGTAGACCTGGAAGCCGATCAGGCCGAGCGCGGTGCCCCGGTCGCCGAACCGGCGCGAGTACACCGCCCCGAAGATCAGCATCACGAAGAAGATGTCACCGGCGATCACCCGGGAGTTGAGCAGCGCTCCCAGGGATATCGCGGCGAGCGCGACGGGCAGGCCGAGCGCCAGTGTGATCGCCTGGCCGCGCACCTCCTTCTCCTGGATCGCGAACGTGGCGACCATCGCCGCCATCGCGCCCGCGACCAGATGCGTCACCGAGGTGCCGACGAGGGCGAGCACGGCCAGGGCGAGGAGGATCGCCCCGACCGTGCGCAGCCCCGCCATGAGGCGCAGGAGTCCCGGATCGGATGCCGAGAACCGGTCCCAGACGCCCTTCGCTGTCCTTCGTGCCACTGCCATCGCGATGCCGTACTCCCCATTGCTCTCTCGGTGTCCTCCGGGCGCGTGACCCAGCATCGCACGAGCGCGTTCGAGGAGATCAAGGCTGGTCGGGGGCCTGTTGGCGGCACCGGGCGGCGGCTCGCAGGAAGAGACGTCACAGGAAGCTGACGTTCTGCGCGAGAGTGAGCCCGCCGGAGTAGTTGACCGTGTTGGTGGCCGACCGCATGTAGGCGCGCCACGCGTCGGAGCCGGACTCGCGCCCGCCGCCGGTCTCCTTCTCGCCGCCGAACGCCCCGCCGATCTCCGCTCCGGAGGTCCCGATGTTCACGTTGGCGATGCCGCAGTCGGAGCCCTCCGCCGACAGGAAGCGTTCGGCCTCCTGCTGATCGCGCGTGAAGATGCTCGACGACAGCCCCTGGGGAACGTCGTTGTGCAGCGCGATCGCCTCGTCGAAGGTGTCGTACGTCATGACGTACAGGAGCGGCGCGAACGTCTCCTCGCGTACGACGGGGGACTGGCCGGGGACGCGTACGACGGCCGGTTCGACGTACGCGGCGTGCGGCGCCGTCCGCGCCGTGCGACGGTCGCCGCCCGCGAGCAGCCGGCCGCCTTCCTCGCGTACGCGGCCCAGCGCGTCCCGCATGCCGTACAGCGCCTCGGTGTTGATGAGCGGCCCGACCAGGGTGGCCCGGTCGAAGGGGTCGCCGATGGGCAGCTTCTGGTAGGCGTCGGTCAGCCGCCCGACGAGCGTGTCGGCGATGTCCCGGTGCGCGATGAGGCGCCGCAGCGTCGTACACCGCTGCCCCGCCGTGCCGACCGCGGCGAACACGATGCCCCGCACGGCGAGATCCAGATCGGCGGACGGCGCGACGACCGCCGCGTTGTTCCCGCCGAGTTCGAGCAGGGAGCGGCCAAAGCGGGCGGCCACGCGCGGCCCGACCTCGCGCCCCATCCGGGTCGACCCCGTGGCGCTGACGAGCGCGACCCGCGGGTCGTCCACGAGCCGTTCCCCCACCGCACGGTCGCCGAGCAGCAGCCGGTGCACATCGCGGGGCGCGTCGGCCTCCTCGGCGGCCCGGGCCAGGAGCCGGTCGCAGGCCAAAGACGTCAGCGGGGTCAGCTCGGACGGCTTCCAGACGACCGTGTCACCACAGACCAGCGCGACCGCGGTGTTCCACGACCACACCGCGGCGGGGAAGTTGAACGCGGAGATGACCCCGACGACGCCGAGCGGGTGCCAGGTCTCGCAGAGGCGGTGCCCCGGCCGTTCGGAGGCGATGGTGCGGCCGTAGAGCTGACGGGACAGGCCCACGGCGAAGTCGCAGATGTCGATCATCTCCTGGACCTCTCCGAGCGCCTCGGAGCGGATCTTGCCCGCTTCGATGGTGATCAGGTCGGCCAGGTCCTCCTGGTGTTCGCGCAGCAGCACGCCGAGCCGCCGCACCAGGTCCCCGCGCCGGGGCGCCGGAGTCGTGCGCCAGGACAGGAAGGCCTCGTGGGCGGCCGTGAGGGCCTCCTCGGTCCCGTCCGCGTCCGCGGCGGCCAGGGCGAACAGATCCTCGCCGGTCACGGGGGTGCGGGCGAGCAGGCCCTCGCCGTCAGGGACGGTGACGTCGACGCGGTCGAGGGCGGCGAGGGCGCGGGCGCGCAGCTCGTCGGTGGAGGGGAGGACGATGCCGGTCATGTTGCTCCCTTGGGAGTGAGGGGGGTGGCCAGTTCGGGAGGCCTGGGGGTCAGCTGGGCACGGAGTCGAGGTCCAGCTCGCGGGCGACGCGCACGAGAGAGGCGTCCCGCTGACGCTCGTACAGCGTGAAGGGGTCGAGCACCTCGCGCTCCATGGCACCGGAGAGCCGCTCGGCGTCGTACACGCTGCCTTCCCGGGCGCCGTCCCTGGAACCCGTGGAGCTGAGGTTCGACTGGAAGATCC
This window contains:
- a CDS encoding PIG-L deacetylase family protein, translated to MTAPSLLAVFAHPDDESLAAGGVLARHAAGGARTAVVTATWAPGTRRAAELAEAVRILGSGEPRLLGFADARVPESAPGEPRLCDALLDEAVRRLVAHVRDVRPEIVVTHDAYGGLSGHPDHVHTHRVTVVGARKAVRSVPDEQVTTAIDVGPWLDRKIAAVLSHRSEVARGAVPGLIASLPQAARERLLATEWYIRHGLAPAPGPELD
- a CDS encoding helix-turn-helix domain-containing protein; this translates as MAGDDVARTLAAMGARLRVLRERRGVTLADVSGATGISPSTLSRIETGRRKPTLEVVLQLAKEYGVSLDELAGAAPVAPTAPATERRTSALQRFGDDKAVLPLTRYVGGLHAHKHVLPAVEEPPGRPRQVSHEGYEWLCVLYGRLWLALGYQDLVLAAGDVAEFDTRVPHGVANAGSDGPVEYLIMFGPQGERLRPRTAPAPGGGTGDRKAAE
- a CDS encoding alpha/beta fold hydrolase: MPSEPTAALRPRTVQAPAGRLHVAEQGAGPLVLLVHGFPESWYSWRRQLPALAAAGYRAVAIDVRGYGRSSKPAATDAYRMLDLVEDNVAVVRALGEESAVIVGHDWGSNIAAASALLHPEVFRAVGLLSVPYAPPGGPRPTDIFGRIGGPEQEFYVSYFQEPGRAEAEIEPDVRGWLAGFYTALSADTMPAEGEPDPHFVSLGGQLRDRFPAGPLPAWLTEDDLDVYAGEFERTGLTGALNRYRNMDRDWEDLAPHRGAPITQPALFVGGALDASTTWLADAIDAYPTTLPALSASHLLDGCGHWIQQERPDEVNSLLTGWLATIEG
- a CDS encoding FUSC family protein, whose amino-acid sequence is MAVARRTAKGVWDRFSASDPGLLRLMAGLRTVGAILLALAVLALVGTSVTHLVAGAMAAMVATFAIQEKEVRGQAITLALGLPVALAAISLGALLNSRVIAGDIFFVMLIFGAVYSRRFGDRGTALGLIGFQVYFVSLFVNASVSALPELYLTLVIAFACSAVARFALVPETPERTLARLREAFRARLAQLIAHQTDLLDADAEDVDKVLVDLRRSTARLHEAALMIQGRLEEGTSDASAAALLQRRVADAEIAAERLGVLLLNARSAERVETLTLHLPNASASMPPRARIAQDAGTALRRDLRALHLLVVRLAPDERGTALPYVRNRLLGYREEQGLPQGSPAIQDCFRAVGEAARAILGLRLAVDGSRDEEYDTPEAARSREEFEAEEISIAGEAAEAADDEPTGLRRPTTRAAVQVSVGSALAIVGGEFLSTQRWYWAVLTCWVVFLNTASTGEILVKGYRRLLGTVLGVVAGVALAGAVGNHTWIAFALVLLCVFGMFFTAPLSYALMSFFVTAMLGLLYTLLNTYSLDVLVLRVEETALGAACGIIAAVLVLPVRTSHRTDEELGTVLARLRDVVSAAVAQLSGGPAVDLVDLARDLDTALDALRSSTKPLTHPIAPLRARRQNARYVVALLETSAYHARSLAATAELVPSSKSVAADARLALAGRRITHNIDLIAAHVRDEETDGEIESGASIASMLDSGRHEVLRTGSVTFRVLRHLQRLDEGIVGLARPLGVPLAVREEKAAGARGAGKGL
- the amaB gene encoding L-piperidine-6-carboxylate dehydrogenase: MTGIVLPSTDELRARALAALDRVDVTVPDGEGLLARTPVTGEDLFALAAADADGTEEALTAAHEAFLSWRTTPAPRRGDLVRRLGVLLREHQEDLADLITIEAGKIRSEALGEVQEMIDICDFAVGLSRQLYGRTIASERPGHRLCETWHPLGVVGVISAFNFPAAVWSWNTAVALVCGDTVVWKPSELTPLTSLACDRLLARAAEEADAPRDVHRLLLGDRAVGERLVDDPRVALVSATGSTRMGREVGPRVAARFGRSLLELGGNNAAVVAPSADLDLAVRGIVFAAVGTAGQRCTTLRRLIAHRDIADTLVGRLTDAYQKLPIGDPFDRATLVGPLINTEALYGMRDALGRVREEGGRLLAGGDRRTARTAPHAAYVEPAVVRVPGQSPVVREETFAPLLYVMTYDTFDEAIALHNDVPQGLSSSIFTRDQQEAERFLSAEGSDCGIANVNIGTSGAEIGGAFGGEKETGGGRESGSDAWRAYMRSATNTVNYSGGLTLAQNVSFL